In Lodderomyces elongisporus chromosome 1, complete sequence, the DNA window agaattgCAAATAAATCACTGGGATCATTATAATATTGTACAATTCCATGTCCTTCTCtccaaatttttattttctgttcatttcttgttgttattttttttcttttttttttttttatttatttttggttcATTTAGTTACTAATCATTTGATTGTCCCTCAACATTTATTTCGAGGTTGGCAAGACTTGTGCTTCCTTTGCTTGCTTTTGCTTGGCCACCGAGTATACTAAACCTGCAACAAAACCGACAAAGATGGAAGAAACTGACCAAAAGTTGACAGCAGCTTCGAAAAAGATCAACCCACTCAATGCAATTGGCAACTTGTTCAAAGCGCCCACCATGGAGTATGTAGTGGATGAAGTAACTCTGACACACCAAGCACTACAGTAGGAGATGGCAATGGTGGAGGCACCACTCAAAACCATGGCAACAATGACAGCGGTTCTGCTTTCTGGTGGAAAGTTTCTTTCCAAGTTTGCAGCAGACCAGTcttcaaaaccaaaagtgAGAATCAACAAGATTGGCACAGACAACAAATTGTTGTAAAACACAGTGTCGAAATCCTTAAAGTTGGTCAACTTGATTCTCTTTCTCATAATCAAGACAAAAGAGGCGGATGAGAAACAATTGATGATCATCCAAAAGTAACCCAAGTACATTGTGAATTGGTCATCGCTGGTCTTGACCTCGGCATTGTCACCCCAGTAAGCAATGATCGAGGAGAAAACCATcaacaagaaagaagacAAGGTCATGGGGGTAACTTTACCACCAAACCAGAGAACTTCACCGTAAGCAATCAAGATGATGGTGAGGTTCTTGAAAATGGTGTAGACTGGGATCGACAAGTATTGCAAAGCTTTAGAACCGGTGTAGATCATACCAACCAACAAGATAACAATGGGCATCCACTTTTTGGCTTCGTCCTTGTTAAACTGTCTATAAGTGATGACGTTTAAACTCTTCAAGGATGCAATAGTAGcaacacaaacaaatgACTGGACAGccaaaaggaagaaattCAAGTTAAAGTTTAAACCTGAAACAACATACTTATTGGTGATTGTCATCAAAATGGATGAGAAACAGTATGCAATGATTGAAATTGGGCCTGAGTTAACAATGCTGTTGGCGAACGTGTGGCTGTTGCCCAACTGTGGTGAGCTAGATTTTTCCATATTGTTGTAAGTAGGTATGCTGGAGTTGTTATTAGTTTTGATAAAAaactttctctttattaAGTATGCTGATTGTCCCAAGATATAAAACAGGATAATTCCCATACACTAGCTAGGACACAGCGTTAAAATGAAGATGTACTAAagcacaaaagaaaaaggataaaaaaggataaaaaaggaaaaaaaggaagaaaaatatattaTTCCTTGAAAGAGGAGAAACGTGGCtcgaggaggaggagggggggtggggaaagtgaaaagatgtgtctgtgtgtgtgtctgtgtgtgtgtggaaCCGACGGGTAAGAAAGGTGAAGGATAGATCTTAATATGATTAATCCAAGGGAAATCCAACTTGTAGTTATTCAATTcaagagaaaggaaaagaaggaagataaaaaggaagagagagcaaaagaggaagaaaaaggacaGGATAAATCTGGTGTAAGTGTCAGAGGTGAGATTTGTTGGATCTTCTTTATATTCCGTATTGaacgtttttttttcttttttttttttttgctttttttattttttatttattttatttttcctttcttttcttttttaatttcttttattgttattattattattattattttgctatgtgtgtgtgtgtgtgtgtgtgtctttGTGTACATTTGTTTTcataatgttttttttttttcaactgtAAACAACAGAATATATGGTTGTTCAGTATGTGTGTTTGGATCTAATACCAGATACGTGTCgccttgttcttcttttttttttttttggagaaaagaatgcgagtgagtgagtgcaCGTGACCAGATATGGATACATATATCAAGCGTAGTGAGATTAAGATTAAGAGTGAAAAACACGTCTAACTATGTACTAATTCTCTTtatgtttctgttttttttttttttgtatctGAAAAATAAGCGGATCAAGAGATTGTAGGAAAGATGAGGGAAAAGTATGGTAATGAATGAGATTCATTTGAATATAGATTGGCATCATGAGATGATATCAGGCATCTATGCATATTACCAAGATAGATGTGTTTATTCGGCatgtttgtattttttaatttttaattttttttttcctactCCGTATCGTCTTCGTGTACTATTCTCCAACGCATTTGATATACATTTTAGACGTTTATACAGCTACAGCTACagcttctctctctctttctttttttttcccaaaGTACGCGTGtctctgtgtgtgtgtgtgtagaAACAGATGCATCCTCTATTGGGCTATTATTTGTTCAGATTTGGATACAGTGTATACAACAGTGTACCCACCAGAGTATACAGCACTGTATACCACACTGTATACACCAGAGTATACAACACTGATACAGCACTGTATAttgtagatatatatatacacttgaaaaaaaaataccaaGATTTTGTCAAAATTGTTCGATTTCAGGGggtcaaaaaagaaaaaaaagaaaaaagaaaagttaaccagaaactaaaaaaaaaatatgtaaACAAATtagaacaaagaaaatagaaaacaaaaaaaagacataataataatagtgacaataacaataacaatgtaTAAAAAACTAATTGGATATAGCGGAAGCTACAAGAGGAGTAGATCCAGCGCCTGCTCCAGTATTTAAAAGACAGATATTTTAACAAGAACTCAAGACAAAGTAATAAAGAAcaatgaatgaaaaataacaaaacagaaaagaaaaagaagccTTTCATGAGATATACAAAAGTACTTTGTCATGTCTagtcttcttttttttgaaggAGGGTAGGAGATTATCCTATATCCTACCAGATATTATCTACCTCCTCAGTATCATCTTCTGAGTTAATACTGTTAAATCTTCTTTCCAACTAAATCTCTTATTCGATCTTTGCACAAGgtaaaatgaaaacttACTCTTATACATAGAGTATACAGATGGCTGGATGGGCAAGTGTGGGTGTGGGTGTGGGTGTGGGTGTGGGTGAGTGTGCGCGTGGAGCGGTATGAAAAAAGTGAAGGAGGAGAGTGGACACGGTCAGT includes these proteins:
- the VRG4 gene encoding GDP-mannose transporter into the lumen of the Golgi, with the protein product MEKSSSPQLGNSHTFANSIVNSGPISIIAYCFSSILMTITNKYVVSGLNFNLNFFLLAVQSFVCVATIASLKSLNVITYRQFNKDEAKKWMPIVILLVGMIYTGSKALQYLSIPVYTIFKNLTIILIAYGEVLWFGGKVTPMTLSSFLLMVFSSIIAYWGDNAEVKTSDDQFTMYLGYFWMIINCFSSASFVLIMRKRIKLTNFKDFDTVFYNNLLSVPILLILTFGFEDWSAANLERNFPPESRTAVIVAMVLSGASTIAISYCSAWCVRVTSSTTYSMVGALNKLPIALSGLIFFEAAVNFWSVSSIFVGFVAGLVYSVAKQKQAKEAQVLPTSK